In Pseudopipra pipra isolate bDixPip1 chromosome 5, bDixPip1.hap1, whole genome shotgun sequence, the following proteins share a genomic window:
- the LOC135414063 gene encoding potassium voltage-gated channel subfamily A member 6-like yields the protein MRAEEPLALAAPRAGEAEAEAPGEERSAGGGSCCSSERLVINISGLRFETQLRTLSIFPDTLLGDPSRRVRYFDPLRNEYFFDRNRPSFDAILYYYQSGGRLRRPVHVPLDIFLEEIRFYQLGQEAIETFREDEGFIQEEEKPLPQHHFQRQVWLLFEYPESSGPARAIAIVSVLVILISIVIFCLETLPEFRQEPKGAQPGFGEAAPLGDEALLLPPPPAPSGTPPPLRPAAGAGPFFTDPFFLIETLCIIWFSFELLVRFFACPSKPEFSRNIMNIIDIVAIIPYFITLGTELAQQQQQKQQSGGSSNNGGQQQAMSLAILRVIRLVRVFRIFKLSRHSKGLQILGKTLQASMRELGLLIFFLFIGVILFSSAVYFAETDDPDSLFTSIPDAFWWAVVSMTTVGYGDMYPMTIGGKIVGSLCAIAGVLTIALPVPVIVSNFNYFYHRETDHEEQCQYTHVTCGQQQSPFFEPKKGDSNQSLSKSEFLEAEDLESMKYSNFIPPSNQGFKEKKMLTEV from the coding sequence ATGCGGGCGGAGGAGCCGCTGGCGCTGGCGGCCCCGCGGGCGGGCGAGGCGGAGGCGGAGGCGCCGGGCGAGGAGCGGAGCGCCGGCGgcggcagctgctgcagcagcgaGCGGCTGGTGATCAACATCTCCGGGCTGCGGTTCGAGACGCAGCTGCGGACCCTCTCCATCTTCCCCGACACGCTGCTGGGCGACCCCAGCCGCCGGGTGCGCTACTTCGACCCGCTCCGCAACGAGTACTTCTTCGACCGCAACCGGCCCAGCTTCGACGCCATCCTCTACTATTACCAGTCCGGGGGGCGGCTCCGCCGGCCGGTCCATGTGCCTCTCGACATCTTCCTGGAGGAGATCCGCTTCTACCAGCTGGGCCAGGAGGCCATCGAAACCTTCCGGGAGGACGAGGGTTTCATCCAAGAGGAGGAGaagcccctgccccagcaccacTTCCAGCGTCAGGTCTGGCTGCTCTTTGAGTACCCCGAGAGCTCTGGGCCGGCCCGCGCCATCGCCATCGTCTCCGTGCTGGTCATCCTCATCTCCATCGTCATCTTCTGCCTAGAGACCCTGCCGGAGTTCCGCCAGGAGCCCAAGGGCGCCCAGCCTGGCTTCGGGGAGGCAGCACCGCTCGGCGACGaggcgctgctgctgccgccgccgccggccccgaGCGGGACCCCGCCGCCCCTGCGCCCTGCCGCCGGCGCCGGCCCCTTCTTCACGGACCCTTTCTTCCTCATCGAGACCCTGTGCATCATCTGGTTCTCCTTTGAGCTCCTCGTGCGCTTCTTCGCCTGCCCCAGCAAGCCCGAGTTCTCCCGCAACATCATGAACATCATCGACATCGTGGCCATCATCCCCTACTTCATCACCCTGGGCACCGAgctggcccagcagcagcagcagaagcaacaatCTGGGGGCAGCAGCAACAACGGGGGCCAGCAGCAAGCCATGTCCCTGGCCATCCTCAGGGTCATCCGTCTGGTCAGAGTCTTCAGGATCTTCAAGCTCTCCAGGCATTCCAAGGGGCTTCAGATCTTAGGGAAGACTCTCCAGGCCAgcatgagggagctgggcctcctcatcttcttcctcttcatcgGGGTGATCCTCTTCTCCAGCGCTGTCTACTTTGCAGAGACTGATGACCCTGACTCCCTGTTCACCAGCATCCCTGATGCTTTCTGGTGGGCAGTGGTGTCCATGACCACCGTGGGCTACGGGGACATGTATCCCATGACCATTGGTGGCAAGATTGTGGGCTCCTTGTGTGCCATTGCAGGTGTGCTCACCATCGCCCTCCCCGTCCCTGTCATTGTGTCCAACTTCAACTACTTCTACCACCGAGAGACTGATCATGAGGAGCAGTGCCAGTATACCCACGTCACCTGTGGCCAGCAACAGTCACCCTTCTTTGAGCCTAAGAAGGGGGACAGTAACCAGTCTCTCAGCAAATCTGAATTCCTGGAAGCAGAAGACCTGGAGTCCATGAAATACTCCAACTTCATTCCTCCCAGTAACCAGGGTTTTAAAGAGAAGAAGATGCTGACAGAGGTGTGA